In one window of Flavobacterium ginsengisoli DNA:
- a CDS encoding tyrosine-type recombinase/integrase: protein MALKGQKTTSDFLEWEKMQSIVLKLERDNDLKFALLIATGSYIGLRISDLLQLRWNQVLNQDYFTITEKKTKKTRKVTINPELQTILSRLFVQLKANESDLMFANRTGDKPFSIQYVNSKLKDIFAKYKVRGQYSSHFMRKTLGRRVWEVNKYSDQALLLLSQLFNHSNVSTTKIYLGIREQEISNLYLSV, encoded by the coding sequence ATGGCATTAAAAGGACAAAAGACGACAAGTGATTTTTTAGAGTGGGAAAAGATGCAGAGCATCGTTTTGAAACTGGAGCGTGATAACGACCTGAAATTTGCGCTACTTATTGCAACAGGTTCTTACATTGGTCTGAGAATTTCTGACCTGCTCCAGCTTCGTTGGAATCAGGTTTTGAATCAGGATTACTTCACGATAACCGAGAAGAAGACCAAAAAGACCAGAAAAGTGACCATCAACCCAGAGTTGCAGACCATCCTGAGTCGTCTGTTTGTTCAACTCAAAGCTAACGAAAGCGATTTGATGTTCGCCAACCGCACTGGAGATAAGCCGTTCAGCATACAATACGTGAACAGCAAACTGAAAGATATTTTTGCCAAATACAAAGTGCGTGGTCAGTATTCAAGCCACTTTATGAGAAAAACCTTAGGTAGACGTGTATGGGAGGTCAACAAGTACAGTGACCAAGCTTTGCTGTTACTATCTCAATTATTCAATCATTCGAATGTTTCGACCACTAAAATCTATCTTGGAATCCGAGAACAGGAGATAAGTAACCTGTATTTAAGCGTATAG